The Pangasianodon hypophthalmus isolate fPanHyp1 chromosome 20, fPanHyp1.pri, whole genome shotgun sequence genomic sequence gagagaaaagagagtgagtgagagagagggatgaaagagagagagagagagagagaaagagggggagtTAGTGGGAAAGTGAGAGAAGGGTGGAATGTTGTTTGGTGTTTTTGCGGTGTGTTTGAGGCGGTTGTGTAACGGCTCACTCTCCCCATCACacgaaaaaataaaaaaacagagcgGAGAAAACGAGTGCAGGGTCTGACTCTCTGTCCtgctgagagagggagagagagagagagagagagagagagagagagagacgcaatAATGAAAGTAGGAATATTCACTGTAGAGACAAAGAGGGTCACAAAAGAAaaccatgagagagagagagagaaaacaaagagggcaagagagtgagtgagagagagagagagagagagagagatggattaGGAAAGATAGAGACACTCGTTCGTCTTTATTCCTGTGTTTATATCAGGTTTCATATAAACTGTGTTAAtagttcactgtgtgtgttcctttagctgtgtttacactgtgcgtgtgtgtgtgtgtgtgtgttgaaatagacggagagagagagagagagagagagagggagggaaggagggataCAACTCAACTCTCTCTCCAgttcaagtcttttttttctgtttaataaagGAATGTTAAATCTCaactctttgtctctctctccatttgtctttctttctcacttaaCCTTTCTGTCTAACTCCTAAcgtctctctcatacacacacacacacacacacacgcacacacactcactctctctcacacacacactcactcacttctgTACATTTCTTGCCCTCTACCTCGCTCCGCATCTGGTTAGCAGGTGCTATTCAGCAGttcagaggtcaaaggtcacatcAGGGCGCCCCTGTACCTTGGTAGAAGAGACGTACCTAAGCAGGCAGCCTGGGGCtcatacctgtgtgtgtgtgtgtgtgtgtgtgtgtgtgtgtaatgcagtacctaatctctctctctctctctctctctctctctctctcagtaacGGGGCTCAGCGTCGGCGCTCTGTTCTCTGTCCTGCTTTTCAAACGTGAGTTatacttctgtctctctcacacacacacacacacacacacacacacacacacaaacacaaaactatGTCAGTGCACAGGGTAGAGAGACTGCAGAGTGCTGAGAAAGTatgaaactctgtgtgtgtgtgtgtgtgtgtgtgtgtgtgtgtgtgtgtaggacgtaCATGGCCCATAGCGTTCGGAGCAGGAATGGGGATCGGCATGGCGTGTTCTAACTGCCAACACGACTTCAGATCACCGTACCTGCTACACGGACACGTGGTgaaggtaaaacacacacacacagccacacatacacacacatacacacacatacacacacagacacacgcacatatacacatacacatagagacacacacacaaatgccaaTTATGTGCGTCTGTGATTAGTGTCTttaacaaactaaaaatattttaacaacatctctctctctttctctctcactctctctctctctctctctctctctctctctctcaggatcaGTAGATGAATCCTGTCTCCAGTTCTGCTGCGTCTGACtccaggcagtgtgtgtgtgtgtgtgtgtgtgtgtgtgtgtgtaatgcagtacctaatctctctctctctctctctctctctctctcagtaacGGGGCTCAGCGTCGGCGCTCTGTTCTCTGTCCTGCTTTTCAAACGTGAGTTatacttctgtctctctcacacacacacacacacacacacacacacacacacacacaaacacaaaactatGTCAGTGCACAGGGTAGAGAGACTGCAGAGTGCTGAGAAAGTatgaaactctgtgtgtgtgtgtgtgtgtgtgtgtgtgtgtgtgtgtgtgtgtgtgtaggacgtaCATGGCCCATAGCGTTCGGAGCAGGAATGGGGATCGGCATGGCGTGTTCTAACTGCCAACACGACTTCAGATCACCGTACCTGCTACACGGACACGTGGTgaaggtaaaacacacacacacagccacacatacacacacctacacacacacagacacacgcacatatacacatacacatagagacacacacacaaatgccaaTTATGTGCGTCTGTGATTAGTGTCTttaacaaactaaaaatattttaacaacatctctctctcttactctctctctctctctctctctctctctctctcaggatcaGTAGATGAATCCTGTCTCCAGTTCTGCTGCGTCTGACTccaggcagtgtgtgtttgtgtgtgtgtgtgtgtgtgacaggatCTTTAATAAAGTTGAAAGAACTCGACAAGAAAGTGTGTTTGACTTtttgacctctgtgtgtgtgtgtttaaatcacTGAGGTCTCAGGTCTGGGTATTTGTGAGAGGGgtaaacaatgtgtgtgtgtgtgtgtgtgattttatgcatgtaaaagtgcatgtgtgagtgtgtgtttgtgttaatgagTAGGAGAGTTGTTCAGCTCCTGCTGTTTTGGAAATGGAGGCCAGGATCAGCACCTGCAGCcctgagggacagagagagagagatgcagagagtgagacaggcagagagagagacatgcagagaaaaagagacaggcagagagagagacatgtagagagagagagagtgagacatgcagagagtgagacatgcagagagagtgagagagagagagagacaggcagagagagagagatgcagagagtgagacaggcagagagagagagacaggcagtgagagacatgcagagagagagagacaggcagagagagatgcagagacaggcagagagagagagagagagagagacaggcagagagagagatgcagagagtgagacatgcagagagagagagagagagagacaggcagagagagagatgcagagagtgagacatgcagagagagagagagagagacaggcagagagagatgcagagagtgagacatgcagagagagagagagacaggcagagagagagatgcagagagtgagacatgcagagagagagagagagagagacaggcagagagagagatgcagagagtgagacatgcagagagagagagagagagacaggcagagagagatgcagagagtgagacatgcagagagagagagagacaggcagagaaagagatgcagagagtgagacatgcagagagagagagagagagagacaggcagagagagagatgcagagagtgagacatgcagagagagagagagagagagagagagagaggcagagagagcgatgcagagagtgagacatgcagagagagagagagacaggcagaaagagagatgcaaagagtgagacatgcagagagagagagagagagaggcagagagagacaggcagagagagagatgcagagagtgagacatgcagagagagagagagagagaggcagagagagacaggcagagagagagatgcagagagtgagacatgcagagagagagagagacaggcagagaaagagatgcagagagtgagacatgcagagagagagagagagagagacaggcagagagagagatgcagagagtgagacatgcagagagagagagagagagagactgcaaaatgaaagaagaccagaagagaaaaagagacagaaagatggagggaGTGATATGGAGGATAAACACTGCAGCTGGAAGATgaagggaagtgtgtgtgtgtgtgtgtgtgtgtgtgtgtgtgtgtgtgtaattaggaTTATTAGTCACTAATGAGTGCTGTTACAGTAATGTGGGCTGTGCATGTCAGCACTAATGCTGCTAATACACCCACAATGCTAACTTGGGTTAACACAGAGCAggcacgcacatacacacacacacacacacacacacacacacacacacacacacacacacagctgctctccagactccactcacacacacgtcaggGCTAGAACAGGGTATAACCATCATGTGGCCATGACGAGTTGGGAGTGTATTTAGTctcattgttttgtgtgtgtgtgtgtgtgtgtgtgtgtgtgtgtgtgcctcctGGTGCTGCAGAATGTTGGGAATGTTCTAGAATGCTTGTTATGGGCCGAGGCTCACAACTTATTACTaacaggtgagacacacacacacacacacacacacacacttctgtaggCCTCGTCTGAAATCGCAGAGCgcagaataaaaacacacacacacacacacacaccttcaggggAAAGTTATGGGTTCAACTTGAGTGCGTTATTGGCTTGTTTCGATTTCGCCAGTCAGGGCTCAGTGCACGGAGGATAAATCTTTAGAATTGTTCTAGAATTCATAAACACTAACGCTGcgtaaacaccacacacacacacacacacacacacacacaccccgagaCAGATGGGCTTGTGAATCAGTTAGACAGATTCACAAATCTTGAAAAAGAATCAACTCAAAAGAACGACTCGTTCACCAGTTGGACATCAATAAGAGACAAACATGGAGTCATTCTCTGAAGATACATCATACTGCATTATAATATACAGATACTCTTaaatcctgcactctgattggtcaggaggtgttgattaattctctctaacagcagctctgacagtagcgcaggtttatattaatgcactcgttctaatacgttatcgtttctatagtaacagctcattcacagggacgtgtacagcagacgctccgtTCATAATAAACAGactctgtaaggagaaatgtgtttatgtgacatgtatggaaggagtctccagtgtcagcgctttgtaacagtcagaggtaaagctggaactcgaagttttccgacgtctttttttttattattaatttcaggagagagaataaagaggctggtgagggaacgactgtttatagctgctataacgtaagcaacaacaggaactaactatatgtgaacattaaatggaactaattaaataaacagataaaaagtatgatgtgtcattcattaataaattataagtgtaattgttggtaagctgctgtggtgtaagagaaataaagcacttggggtcgtgctgttacaggaaagtaatcaacgtTGGGGTCGTGACAGTAACTCTGCAccctggtgttgattattttcccataatcgCACGCCTCCgactgttttattcctgttttataatgtaatatcaGCCTGTTTCTACGGTTACggttactaacacacacactgagaagtTGCACGCGGCTCTTCCCTACAGCACTCCGCTGGTTCTCACCCTGCCTGCAGAGAACCTCGCCGTAGTGTGGAACCGTGTGGGTTCTGTAACTCCAACCTGAAACCCGCCAGCTTTTTCAGAGCTGTTTTTCATTACGtgcatgaaattaaatttcAGCTGAATATTAAAACCTCCAGGCCTCTGATGCGACGGGTTCGAACCTAAATCCCCGTGGATCAGGTTCGTGTCACCTCCCAgactgaagctgtttttttggAACTTCTAAAGAGAACTGCCAGAgtgctttaataaaacactgatgGATTTTCCACACGTCTGTGTTTTTGATCCCGTGTTTCAGCTCGACTCTGAATCCAGCAGATGCTGCGCTGGATCTCTCGTCACCGGCCGCAGGGAGGGAACGAAACCGTTCTCACCAGGTTGAGATTTCACCTGGCTCTCATAGCTGTGGTGCAGAGAGGGATCTAACCCCATAACCTCATGGTTTTACACTCACATGTACAGAATACAGTGATAAAAACGTAAACGCAAGGGTCTTTTAATCTGAGACAAGTGTTTCATCAACATGTTTTAAGGGAAGTGTtgactagcatgctaacacGGCTAACGGGGAAGGGAAGCTGGTAGCTGCCAGTGATCAAGGCACTATGTGCATGATAGTAATTTCATTAACAGCGGTGGAATTTCACAGATTCTATGGGATTTGAACCTACAGCCTTGTGGTTACTGGTTAACAGTAAACGcctgctcactcacacacattcagataTCTAAATGTTGCTGCTGCTAAGACGGAAACGCAGTTTTATTGTTAAAATGGTGAAACTCAGAACCACGCAGAACTTCAGCAGGACCTGGTGTTTATCTCAGCGACGGCTCGGGGAGAATCCAGCGAGCGAATGAAGAGTGTGTGAAGCCGCCTACACGCGTCCTTCAGAGAAAACACGAGCATGTGAGTTTTATTCGTCTGTTTGGCTTCCTGAAGCTTTTAGTGCTAAACGATTTGATTTGGAAACGTTTTGGACTTCAGAGAGAACTCGAGCTCTGGAATCCAAACCTGGGGTTTCTGTGGTTTTGTAGTTTGTGTTTGAACAAACCGACCCTCAGCTCTGTTTTGACAGCGTTTTCCTCTCGGTCAGACTGAGAGCAGGTCTGGAGGAGGTTTCACACGCCTGAGACTGGAGACGAGACAGAGGACCAGACACAGTGtcttcatttctgttcattcCTTTTAATTACGTTAAGATGAGACGAGCTGCAGGAGACGTTACCTTACTTTTCTAACAGATGTATATTACCGTATACACACTACACCTACTTTAAACCCGAATCTCATGTGATTATGACGCGTGTTTTTTATTCGTACCGACACAGAGCAGACTCGGTGTGCAAGTCACCACAGAGTGGCatgtataaggaataaaacactgtgtgtggtgctgttacaggaaaataatccaccctGAGGTGAGGTGATGATGCAGAGTTACTGACGTccccaagagttttattcctcttataccgcagcaacTTCTCAACAATGACAACTGTCTTACTTACTAATGAACTTTAATGAACATAGTCACATCTAATGTcggtgaaacgagttagttcctgttgtcgcttatgttatagcagctataaacagctataaacagctataaacagctataaactctctcttctctctcacttgaagttaatgagactaAAAGAAAATCGTAGCTTGTTACACATTTTAGTGAGAAACAGCTAAGAAAACATGTAaactcctgaagatgtcggaaaacttgaagttccagctttacctctgactgttacaaagcgctgacactggagactccttccctacatgttacataaacattttcgccaatggttttgtgtgtgtgtgtgtgtgtgtgtgtgtgtttcattaacAGGGTgtcagtgagaaagtgagtgtgTTCTtgtaagaagaaagaaagagaacttGTCCGTGtgctgatagagagagagagagagagggagagagagagagagggagagtaacggaggggGAGGGCGGGGAgcggggagggagggaggatcTACCGGAGAGAGTCAGATAGAGTTACCGTTAGTGCCGCCGCACTGCTTTCTCTCTTCACGGGGAGAGTCCGTGCGCTTTCTGTGCTCTACTCCGTTTGATCttccatcatcctcatcctcatcctcctcctcatcttcatcctcctcctcctcctcctcctgcctcAGCGACATCCCAGCGTCCGGCGGCTGTGGCGGCGCTTCCGCGGGCTCCCGGAGTGTGTGCTGCGGCTTGGTGCGCGGCTCTGAGCGGTACGTCACCTCCACTTCCATCACACAGCAGCCTGCTATCACTGCAGCTCGTATGAAAGAATTATCACTGCGTGTTTGTGTAATCAAGTCTGAAAACTTCTGCAGAGTGAAGCTTATTAAACAATGGCTCCATTACAACTCTGAGTTACACCTAAACAACTGTTTACAGGGTTAATTCAGATCCATCTGAACACCAGAGTGTGCTGAATAACAccagggagagtgtgtgtgtgtgtgtgtgtgagagagagatctgaTTATATCTCTAGGTCCTTTAGCCCAAACTTGCATGACTTCGCCAAGCGTTAAAGCGTTCACTCCTACCATGGACTCAGATCTTTGCTCTCCTCCCAGCTCGTCCTCGTTTCTCCTGCAGCGTCCCGCGGGCCACGTCCACTCTGGACAGGAATATTGAATCAGAGAGGAATGTTATTTAGCCGAAGCGGGGCTCGGGGCCAGTTACTGACACGCCGCTTGTGTCttggaaggaaaagaaacacGAGTGCGGGGCGTTTAGTGTCTCCTCAGTTAAACATACAGTCCCCGGGGGACGTGGTGAAGACATTTTGGAGACATGTTGATACGCTGTGGTGTGTTCTGGTTTATTGG encodes the following:
- the LOC117599902 gene encoding MICOS complex subunit MIC10, which translates into the protein MAEERGRKWDRCLADSAVKLVTGLSVGALFSVLLFKRRTWPIAFGAGMGIGMACSNCQHDFRSPYLLHGHVVKDQ